A region of the Paenibacillus sp. J23TS9 genome:
GCATTGTCAGCTTGACGTCCACTTGCCCCAGATTTTCAGGGTATAGCGTTATGCGTGCCTCAGACACTCCCTGCTGCTTAACGAAATCCAGCTTACTCACGACAAATCCAGTCATTTCCTCGGAAAACTTCTCAACGGGTACTGGAGCCGCGGCTGTTTTCACAGATGAATTAATTCCTTGCCTCATCGCCAGTTGGCCTGCCGTCATCGTGTTTTGTGTACCGAAGATATCATTAACGGGTTCCTGCTTGTCCACAGCTGCTGCTTGCTCTCCGCCGGCTGTCCCCTGCTCGCCTTTAAACAGCGTGCTTACGGAAGCCTCGGATACAGTGCTTTTGGATAGAAGAGAAGGCGTCGTCTGGATGTTCTTAATGACCGTTGTGTTCTCGTTTTGCTGTATGAAATCCAGTAACGTGCTTAAACGCTTCACTTCGGTTCCAGATAAAGAAGAATCCGATTTCGCTTGGCTTACCTGCGAAACCTCATTTGCTTGTCCGGAGGCAGTTTGTTTCGGTTGTGCAGGAAATGCATTACCCAGAATATCCTGGAACGACTGTAATAGCTTCATAGCCTCGAGCGGAGCATCGCCGGTTCCATCCGTCTTTTGCAGCATGGAAACAAGCTGGGCTAAACCGTCCTGTACTACAAAGCGGATCGTTGCCGGATTTTCGGTAAGTGGACCTGTTAATGCTTCTCCATTCGCCGTCAATGCCTCGCTGCCCGCTGAAGTATCCTGGTTCAGAAGATTCTGAATTTGCCCAAGCCAGCCCTGAAGCGCTGCAAGCAGGCCCGGGTCTGTCGCAACAGCCTCATCCAGTTTATCTGTATCGCCCAGCATGCTTTGCAGAATGTTCAACGCATCCTGTCCATCACCATTGCCCTCTTCTCCAGAAGAAGATGTACTTAACGCAGCAAGCTTCATCAAGCCTTCCAGCAGCGTACCTGCACCAATGATGGCGGCAGCATTTTGCTGTGTTCCGTCACCGGTCATCATTTGGGTCAGCGA
Encoded here:
- a CDS encoding flagellar hook-length control protein FliK is translated as MSLLFQNIAGASGAGSKTTAAGGKQAAGTAAASDASALVGTGTFNQSLTQMMTGDGTQQNAAAIIGAGTLLEGLMKLAALSTSSSGEEGNGDGQDALNILQSMLGDTDKLDEAVATDPGLLAALQGWLGQIQNLLNQDTSAGSEALTANGEALTGPLTENPATIRFVVQDGLAQLVSMLQKTDGTGDAPLEAMKLLQSFQDILGNAFPAQPKQTASGQANEVSQVSQAKSDSSLSGTEVKRLSTLLDFIQQNENTTVIKNIQTTPSLLSKSTVSEASVSTLFKGEQGTAGGEQAAAVDKQEPVNDIFGTQNTMTAGQLAMRQGINSSVKTAAAPVPVEKFSEEMTGFVVSKLDFVKQQGVSEARITLYPENLGQVDVKLTMQNGQLVAQFTTEHAATKDLLEQQMSQLRSSLQTQGVQVEKLVVSQNQSLQSQMYHDGRQPNSGQQQQSNRRSKEREAQSDDALKIAEIGEELNDWLAGRQEEAQDGNSFMAKA